In a single window of the Biomphalaria glabrata chromosome 5, xgBioGlab47.1, whole genome shotgun sequence genome:
- the LOC106063443 gene encoding uncharacterized protein LOC106063443, translated as MDYIRAFDVELDRSVYHSGDMLTGHVYIEVEENMRLQNIKVFLRGKAHAEWKITRAGERRTMKQEEHYLEERMMIWGKDDSDSHQGIPILTRGRHRYPFHFQLPETVLPCSFESKIGNIRYYVRVNLNIPYASCPQCIRYFTIIGPQIHCMDERYLSPVSSEAKKNSCSLCCGKGPMLLRTTLERSSYVCGEHILLKAEVQNGGNSEAWVLCKLIQYVEFFINKGVLGLSKEVRHTVLEVESEKVPPHETANLDELMAKLVIPIIPPTMVEVCGVIQIFYTLKIYLETSKGKGDIAEISMPITIGTVPCLAANNTMPEIHYEVAASNVEGGMYISPEFQLGQVYMGDEVDPETDQTILYRPVYVCVSGESQAPCKTDVHLLQVPSRQVNKSHDNKGSQEGLNVQELSSLSQHHVKMFQVSGEEGSCSSGLKVKKNIVEDQFLKEITAKLASRNVQERGDDGVRYGPGHGDQQQEIEAHVEMMRKHKKSNDTVHKALVNELRKHLSEGDENAEVEKVPRGLKKPSGAKKISETGNVTDSSKPPNSYTSRDVQDEASVSLINDHSKQQAESPRRSQTVPTVQTFTKIYPKTVLSNAREEAEVEICEQTALLSESLNTSTETKCLPDLEHVECLTNMQSSLQESFPKDLPTLSDQDGMTDFEKRYSAAVEQESSDFVPELHTVADVNVRFSHHSSIERTVNTIIPAAIAATVTAAAPAAAELSPAKQTPSVAPKPKHKDRHSFPAARQTSDQTDEHTEHLLNYVIRPKSEMVDQTSFHDDSTA; from the exons ATGGATTACATTCGAGCCTTTGATGTAGAGCTGGACAGGTCAGTGTACCATTCTGGTGACATGCTGACTGGTCATGTATACATTGAGGTTGAGGAGAACATGCGTCTACAAA ACATCAAAGTGTTTCTGCGTGGGAAAGCTCATGCTGAATGGAAAATAACTCGAGCTGGTGAGCGCAGAACTATGAAACAAGAAGAGCATTATCTTGAGGAACGAATGATGATCTGGGGCAAAG ATGACAGTGATTCTCATCAAGGAATTCCCATATTAACCAGAGGACGACATCGCTATCCTTTCCATTTTCAACTGCCAGAGACTGTTTTGCCATGCTCATTTGAAAGCAAAATAGGAAATATTCGCTACTATGTACGGGTGAACCTCAACATTCCTTACGCATCATGTCCACAGTGTATTCGTTACTTCACAATCATTGGTCCACAGATTCATTGCATGGATGAAAGATATTTG TCTCCTGTTTCTTCAGAAGCCAAGAAGAACTCATGCAGCTTATGTTGTGGTAAAGGACCAATGCTTCTCAGAACAACTTTAGAAAGAAGCTCTTATGTGTGTGGAGAGCATATTTTGTTGAAAGCAGAAGTACAAAATGGAGGAAATTCTGAAGCATGGGTTCTTTGTAAATTAATACAA TATGTGGAGTTCTTCATCAATAAAGGTGTGTTAGGATTATCTAAAGAAGTTCGCCATACAGTATTAGAGGTTGAAAGTGAGAAGGTGCCGCCTCATGAAACTGCTAACTTGGATGAACTGATGGCTAAACTTGTCATCCCCATAATTCCACCAACAATGGTTGAAGTTTGTGGGGTCATTCAAATATTCTATACATTAAAG ATTTATTTGGAGACTTCTAAAGGTAAAGGTGATATAGCTGAGATCAGTATGCCCATTACTATTGGTACTGTTCCTTGTTTAGCTGCCAACAATACCATGCCTGAAATACACTATG AGGTGGCAGCGTCCAATGTGGAAGGAGGAATGTACATAAGTCCAGAGTTTCAACTAGGACAAGTGTACATGGGAGATGAAGTAGATCCAGAAACTGACCAGACTATTTTGTACAGAcctgtctatgtgtgtgtatctggtgAAAGTCAGGCTCCTTGTAAAACTGATGTACACTTGCTACAG GTGCCAAGTAGGCAAGTAAACAAAAGCCATGACAACAAAGGCAGTCAAGAGGGCCTGAATGTTCAAGAATTATCCAGTTTATCCCAGCACCATGTCAAGATGTTTCAAGTCAGTGGAGAAGAAGGCAGCTGCTCCAGTGGCCTTAAAGTGAAAAAGAATATTGTTGAGGATCAATTTCTGAAAGAGATAACAGCTAAGTTAGCATCTAGAAATGTTCAGGAAAGAGGGGATGATGGAGTCAGATATGGACCAGGGCATGGTGATCAGCAGCAAGAAATCGAGGCACACGTTGAGATGATGAGAAAACACAAGAAATCTAATGACACTGTTCACAAAGCCCTGGTCAATGAACTGCGTAAACATCTTTCTGAAGGGGATGAGAATGCAGAGGTTGAAAAGGTCCCTAGGGGCCTTAAAAAACCTTCTGGTGCAAAGAAAATATCAGAGACTGGTAATGTTACAGATTCCAGTAAACCACCCAATAGCTATACATCCCGAGACGTCCAGGACGAAGCCAGTGTTTCACTTATAAATGATCACTCAAAGCAGCAAGCAGAAAGTCCAAGAAGAAGTCAGACTGTGCCCACTGTTCAAACGTTCACAAAAATCTATCCGAAAACTGTTCTTTCTAATGCGCGAGAGGAAGCAGAAGTGGAAATCTGTGAGCAGACAGCTTTGTTGTCAGAATCTTTAAACACCTCTACTGAAACTAAGTGTTTACCTGACTTGGAACATGTTGAATGTCTGACAAACATGCAATCAAGTTTGCAAGAATCATTTCCTAAAGACCTCCCCACTCTGAGTGATCAAGATGGAATGACTGACTTTGAGAAACGTTACAGTGCCGCTGTAGAACAAGAGAGCTCTGATTTTGTTCCTGAGCTACATACTGTAGCAGACGTCAATGTCCGGTTCAGCCATCACAGCTCAATAGAACGAACAGTGAACACTATCATACCTGCTGCAATAGCTGCTACTGTCACTGCTGCAGCCCCTGCTGCTGCAGAATTATCACCTGCAAAACAAACACCTTCAGTGGCTCCAAAACCAAAACACAAAGACAGACATTCATTTCCTGCTGCAAGACAGACTTCTGATCAGACTGATGAGCACACAGAACATTtacttaattatgttataaGACCCAAAAGTGAAATGGTGGATCAAACAAGTTTCCACGATGACAGTACTGCCTAA